From Pusillibacter faecalis, one genomic window encodes:
- a CDS encoding PadR family transcriptional regulator, translating to MSSIDLVILGIVLEKPQSAYDIQKDIEYHNFSRWTKISIPSIYKKVLQLKEKGYLTSDVVKGERFAEKAIYSITDAGRAYFETLMDTIAEQNVPLTFDFNVVITNLNKMDRPHAQALVSKLRKSILASAEKNEGYAQQYADIPLVGRTIFDQQRLLYQALLAWLDSFSTQFSEEGNAT from the coding sequence ATGTCATCCATTGATTTAGTGATTTTGGGGATTGTGCTGGAAAAGCCCCAAAGTGCCTATGACATTCAAAAAGATATTGAGTACCACAATTTCTCCCGCTGGACAAAAATCAGCATCCCATCTATCTACAAAAAAGTGCTCCAACTAAAAGAAAAAGGCTATCTTACGAGCGATGTGGTAAAGGGAGAGCGGTTTGCTGAAAAGGCAATTTACTCGATTACCGATGCCGGGAGAGCCTACTTTGAAACGCTGATGGACACTATCGCTGAACAGAATGTGCCGCTTACCTTTGACTTCAATGTGGTGATTACGAACCTCAACAAAATGGATCGCCCTCATGCCCAAGCCCTTGTCAGCAAGCTGCGGAAAAGTATTCTTGCATCTGCGGAAAAAAACGAGGGGTATGCACAGCAATATGCAGACATTCCCTTGGTAGGCCGGACAATCTTTGACCAACAGCGCCTTTTGTATCAAGCGCTGTTGGCATGGCTGGATTCTTTTTCGACCCAGTTTTCCGAAGAAGGGAACGCCACGTAA
- a CDS encoding YjdF family protein, whose amino-acid sequence MARSTLTVFFENPFWVGVYERVDGDRYEVCKITFGAEPKDYEVWDFLLKNWSKLKFSPPIKAERVEERKINPKRMQREIHSKLQEPGIGTKAQQALKLQHEQNKLERKTISREQREAEKERQYELRPQKKRDKHRGR is encoded by the coding sequence ATGGCACGAAGTACCCTAACGGTATTCTTTGAAAATCCATTTTGGGTCGGGGTCTACGAGCGTGTTGACGGCGATCGATATGAGGTTTGCAAAATTACTTTTGGAGCGGAGCCAAAGGACTATGAGGTATGGGATTTCCTGCTCAAAAATTGGAGCAAGTTGAAATTCAGCCCACCCATCAAAGCTGAACGAGTTGAGGAGCGGAAGATCAATCCCAAACGAATGCAGCGGGAGATCCACAGTAAGTTGCAGGAGCCCGGAATTGGGACAAAGGCACAGCAGGCATTGAAATTGCAGCATGAACAAAACAAATTGGAGCGTAAAACCATAAGCCGTGAGCAGCGGGAAGCAGAAAAAGAACGGCAATATGAATTACGCCCACAGAAAAAGCGGGATAAACATCGGGGCCGCTGA
- a CDS encoding cysteine-rich KTR domain-containing protein produces the protein MNTEKRDWILCPACGSKTRLQIRSDTELIHFPLYCPKCKKESLINVKQQTVLVIKEPDALTQSR, from the coding sequence ATCAACACGGAAAAACGAGATTGGATTTTATGCCCGGCGTGTGGCAGCAAAACACGCCTGCAAATACGGTCAGATACCGAACTGATACACTTTCCTCTGTACTGCCCCAAGTGCAAGAAAGAGTCATTGATCAATGTAAAACAGCAAACGGTATTGGTTATCAAAGAGCCAGACGCTTTAACGCAGAGCCGATAA
- a CDS encoding RNA polymerase sigma factor, whose protein sequence is MTTINLKDFYPWYTQDEYTEVSDEVAEELRANKRYEAAYRRRVTRNKAQYSLDCDDGIKYSACVFEPSPEELVLRAERFFYLWNALNTLPEMQGHRVEACVIADKSYAEVGRAEGVHSGSVRGSVLRGLESMKEYLKENW, encoded by the coding sequence ATGACTACCATCAATCTCAAAGACTTTTACCCTTGGTACACCCAGGATGAATATACGGAAGTTTCCGATGAAGTGGCAGAAGAACTGAGAGCCAACAAGCGGTATGAGGCCGCCTATCGCCGCCGTGTGACCCGCAACAAGGCACAATACTCCTTGGACTGTGACGACGGGATCAAGTATTCCGCCTGTGTCTTTGAGCCGTCCCCGGAGGAATTGGTGCTGCGAGCAGAACGATTTTTCTATCTTTGGAACGCATTGAACACCCTACCCGAGATGCAGGGACACCGTGTGGAGGCTTGTGTCATTGCCGACAAAAGCTATGCCGAGGTTGGTCGGGCCGAGGGCGTACATAGCGGCTCGGTGCGCGGCTCCGTCCTGCGGGGCCTTGAGAGCATGAAAGAATATCTGAAAGAAAACTGGTAA
- a CDS encoding recombinase family protein, with protein sequence MDTESNSIQNQKKLLQKVAREKGYTDTLFFVDDGITGTTMKRPGFQKMLTAIEAGYISAVFVKDLSRLGRNYIEVGKLTEEFFSQYDVRLVAVSDGVDSDEGEDDFTPFKNIMNNLFCFSTMLTNIPCNGAPYSI encoded by the coding sequence ATGGACACCGAGTCCAACAGCATCCAAAATCAGAAGAAATTACTGCAAAAGGTAGCGCGGGAAAAAGGCTATACGGACACCTTGTTTTTCGTGGACGATGGCATTACCGGCACCACCATGAAGCGGCCCGGATTTCAGAAAATGCTGACCGCAATCGAGGCCGGGTACATATCGGCTGTATTTGTCAAAGACCTCTCCCGGTTGGGCCGCAACTACATAGAGGTCGGCAAGCTGACAGAGGAATTTTTCTCGCAGTACGATGTGCGCTTGGTTGCCGTTTCCGATGGTGTGGATAGTGATGAGGGCGAGGATGATTTCACCCCGTTCAAGAACATTATGAATAATTTGTTTTGCTTTTCAACGATGCTTACCAACATCCCATGCAACGGCGCACCATACAGCATTTAG
- a CDS encoding restriction endonuclease, producing MKLLKIIEMDWTERLPFYLHKNSYRGFNRHCFQLLVIIYYCIKDLLLLCVAFYYFFFKGLWFLVKWIFRLNNREWFIHLKERLGIYGESEEDDGNDYENDLNLPSCTIIFIDKMSGVDFEHFCADLLRVNGWDNIQVTSASGDHGIDITAQKDDINWGFQCKRWNSTKVDAVAIGQTYKGKAIYECDIAVIITTSTLTAQAESEARQLGIKVWGRHKIRQLMSKLDNADNYYLSS from the coding sequence ATGAAGTTGCTTAAAATTATTGAGATGGACTGGACAGAACGATTGCCTTTTTATTTGCACAAGAATAGTTATCGAGGATTTAATAGGCATTGTTTTCAGCTACTTGTCATCATCTACTACTGCATAAAAGATTTGTTACTACTTTGCGTTGCCTTTTACTATTTCTTCTTCAAAGGGCTGTGGTTTCTTGTTAAATGGATTTTTAGGCTGAATAATCGTGAGTGGTTTATTCACCTGAAAGAGCGATTGGGAATATATGGTGAGAGCGAAGAGGATGATGGGAACGATTATGAAAATGATTTAAATTTACCTTCTTGCACAATTATCTTTATAGATAAAATGAGCGGTGTAGATTTCGAGCATTTTTGCGCCGACCTACTCCGTGTTAATGGGTGGGACAATATACAGGTTACTTCCGCCTCTGGCGACCACGGCATAGATATTACAGCACAAAAAGATGATATAAACTGGGGTTTTCAATGCAAACGCTGGAATAGCACAAAGGTAGATGCTGTTGCCATAGGTCAGACCTACAAGGGGAAGGCAATTTATGAGTGTGATATAGCGGTGATTATCACTACAAGCACACTTACAGCACAAGCGGAAAGCGAAGCAAGGCAACTAGGCATTAAAGTATGGGGACGGCACAAAATCCGCCAGTTAATGAGTAAGCTAGATAATGCAGATAACTATTACCTGTCCTCATAG
- a CDS encoding recombinase family protein: protein MARIKVCAYCRVSTKDKEQLTSFENQIAYFQREFGANGNYELVHLYTDRGRSGTSLKRPEFDKMILDAGIDKAQMDGDLFRIIGKPKFSRILIKNTSRFARNVSADMLLKTLRKNGVYVDFVDTGLSTERDADIMVVQMLQVLDENESRDKNRKVLFGIQEGIKRGNIHTHGNLYGYKYYPKPENRLEIRENESEVVRLIFDLYANKGMGVQRISEYLTERGILTRQGKPFSGRSLLIMLRNETYTGRGVRKKFTTGLIFEKHPVRETGRAVIFETDKVPAIVDMATFEKAQRTLESKVQHKERRGIYTGKTDFAGKLVCGCCGAHYFSSGSDYIKSVGGRVRTYACKTKRTMSRDKDGNRVMLCSNPNVSETKINHYMQSRAFGNGLLFRFSRGMEELEGIRAALESQIDKQTAEQVNDMKEQLAQITAQKDKLLDLYMSDMFSKAQLDERTEPLKMEEERLLFAIKQLSRSNEEVQEDIAAVNKTIEYLQEQRELWRKKFKTITREEKIAGLESIIINSDGTLNGNIRV, encoded by the coding sequence ATGGCAAGGATTAAGGTATGTGCATACTGCCGTGTCAGCACAAAAGACAAAGAGCAGTTGACTTCTTTTGAAAACCAGATTGCCTATTTTCAGCGGGAGTTCGGGGCAAACGGAAACTATGAACTTGTCCACCTATATACAGATCGGGGGCGTAGCGGTACGAGCCTAAAGCGCCCGGAGTTTGACAAGATGATTTTAGACGCAGGGATTGACAAAGCGCAAATGGACGGTGATTTATTCCGCATTATAGGCAAGCCGAAGTTCAGCCGTATTTTGATAAAGAATACCAGCCGGTTTGCCCGGAATGTCAGCGCCGATATGCTTTTGAAAACGCTCCGCAAGAATGGCGTATATGTGGACTTTGTAGACACAGGCTTATCTACCGAGCGGGACGCCGATATTATGGTAGTCCAGATGTTGCAGGTGCTGGACGAGAACGAGAGCAGGGACAAGAACCGCAAAGTGCTGTTTGGCATACAGGAGGGTATCAAGCGGGGGAATATCCATACTCACGGCAACCTGTACGGCTATAAGTATTATCCAAAGCCGGAGAACAGGCTGGAGATAAGAGAGAACGAGTCAGAGGTTGTGCGGCTGATATTCGACCTGTACGCCAATAAGGGTATGGGGGTACAGAGAATAAGCGAGTATTTGACGGAGCGTGGCATATTGACACGGCAGGGAAAGCCATTCAGCGGAAGAAGTCTGCTGATAATGCTACGGAATGAAACCTACACGGGGCGAGGGGTAAGAAAGAAGTTTACAACGGGTCTAATCTTTGAAAAACACCCTGTACGAGAAACGGGCAGAGCCGTGATATTTGAAACGGATAAGGTTCCCGCTATTGTGGATATGGCTACCTTTGAAAAAGCGCAGAGAACGCTTGAGAGCAAGGTACAGCACAAGGAGCGCAGGGGCATATACACAGGCAAGACGGACTTTGCAGGGAAATTAGTGTGCGGCTGTTGCGGCGCACATTACTTTTCTTCTGGTAGCGACTATATCAAGTCGGTGGGCGGCAGGGTACGGACATACGCATGCAAGACAAAGCGTACCATGAGCAGGGATAAAGACGGAAACCGGGTCATGCTATGCAGTAACCCCAATGTTTCAGAAACGAAGATAAACCACTATATGCAAAGCAGGGCATTCGGTAACGGTCTGCTCTTCCGGTTTTCTAGAGGTATGGAAGAATTAGAGGGTATCCGGGCGGCGCTGGAAAGCCAGATTGATAAGCAGACTGCCGAGCAAGTAAACGATATGAAAGAACAGCTTGCACAGATAACAGCGCAGAAAGACAAACTTTTAGACCTGTATATGTCCGATATGTTTAGCAAAGCGCAGTTAGATGAACGGACAGAACCGCTAAAAATGGAGGAAGAACGATTGTTGTTTGCAATAAAGCAGCTATCACGCTCTAATGAGGAAGTCCAGGAGGATATAGCGGCAGTAAATAAAACCATAGAATACCTACAAGAGCAGAGGGAACTATGGCGTAAGAAATTCAAGACAATAACCCGAGAAGAAAAAATTGCAGGATTGGAGAGTATTATAATCAACTCCGACGGAACTCTTAACGGAAATATAAGGGTATAG
- a CDS encoding recombinase family protein, whose protein sequence is MTFGYARVSTEEQNLNRQIDALNNYGIDELLTEKITGTKRDRPELNRMLDKLRAGDSVVVESLSRLGRSTKDLLNLVEQFDRRGVIFVSLKESIDISTPTGKLLLTVLSALCQFERDLTVQRTNEGLQAARARGRKGGRPPKDQKTIDKALKLYDAQTHSISEICEVCGIAQGTLYNAIRKRKERMLGHGKD, encoded by the coding sequence ATGACTTTTGGATATGCGCGGGTAAGCACAGAAGAGCAGAACCTAAACAGACAGATTGATGCCCTGAACAACTATGGCATTGATGAACTTCTGACTGAAAAAATAACAGGCACAAAACGGGATAGGCCTGAACTAAATAGAATGTTAGACAAGCTCCGGGCGGGTGACAGTGTGGTTGTTGAAAGCCTTTCACGATTGGGGCGGTCTACAAAGGATTTACTTAACTTAGTGGAGCAGTTTGATAGGCGCGGTGTGATATTTGTCAGCCTGAAAGAGAGTATTGACATTAGCACCCCCACCGGCAAACTGCTCCTTACTGTTCTATCCGCTTTATGCCAATTTGAACGTGACTTGACTGTACAGAGGACAAATGAAGGTTTGCAAGCGGCGAGAGCGCGAGGGCGTAAAGGCGGCAGACCGCCCAAAGACCAAAAGACGATAGATAAGGCGTTAAAATTATACGATGCACAGACCCACAGCATTTCCGAGATATGCGAAGTATGCGGGATTGCACAGGGGACGCTCTATAATGCCATAAGAAAAAGAAAAGAGAGGATGTTGGGGCATGGCAAGGATTAA
- a CDS encoding YlcI/YnfO family protein: MFIIQKNGASNKTIRMPNALIEQLDELAASEDISFNQLVVQCCEYALANLPVNNGKITCTEQFISKKKQIKAEFQKYMAKRSNANEATILQIFSDAIYATQHRHADLGIDLYSVLIGKVDIDEYRNALEKYFIKIGRQNPEYHARNYANCTKQLKEFMEETELI; the protein is encoded by the coding sequence GTGTTTATTATTCAAAAGAACGGAGCCTCTAATAAAACTATCCGAATGCCAAATGCTCTTATTGAGCAGTTAGACGAGTTGGCCGCGAGTGAAGATATATCCTTTAACCAACTTGTGGTTCAGTGTTGTGAATACGCTCTTGCCAACCTTCCTGTAAACAACGGAAAGATTACCTGCACAGAGCAGTTTATAAGCAAAAAGAAGCAAATAAAAGCTGAGTTTCAAAAATATATGGCGAAACGCTCAAACGCAAATGAAGCAACTATACTACAAATATTTTCTGATGCTATATACGCTACCCAGCACCGCCATGCTGACCTTGGCATAGATTTGTATAGTGTTCTAATTGGCAAAGTAGATATAGACGAGTATCGTAATGCACTCGAAAAATATTTTATAAAAATTGGAAGGCAGAACCCTGAATATCATGCCCGCAACTATGCTAACTGTACCAAGCAGTTAAAAGAGTTTATGGAAGAAACTGAATTGATTTGA